In the genome of Nonlabens sp. MB-3u-79, one region contains:
- a CDS encoding transposase, with amino-acid sequence MNDRIEGDKYYHIFNQANGMIDIFKESRNYPFFIDKMEKHLSPVCEIIAFCLMKNHFHLVVKTKEIEETQISRAFANLFIGYAKAYNKAYNRSGSLFKKPFKRKLIASETYLKNVILYVHSNPVKDGFVEDIISYPWSSYNEILDDLATFIDRDFVLELFDDSTNFVAAHRAYQLNTSFTPTFEQN; translated from the coding sequence ATGAACGATAGAATCGAAGGAGATAAATATTACCATATTTTTAATCAAGCAAATGGCATGATTGATATTTTTAAGGAATCTCGTAATTATCCTTTCTTTATCGATAAAATGGAAAAACACCTGTCACCAGTTTGCGAGATTATCGCTTTTTGTTTGATGAAAAACCATTTTCATCTCGTTGTTAAAACAAAAGAAATAGAAGAAACTCAAATTTCAAGAGCCTTTGCAAATTTATTTATAGGTTATGCAAAAGCATATAACAAAGCCTATAATCGTTCGGGAAGTTTATTTAAAAAGCCTTTTAAGAGGAAACTTATAGCATCAGAAACCTATTTGAAAAATGTTATTTTATATGTGCATTCCAATCCAGTTAAGGATGGATTTGTAGAAGACATCATTAGTTATCCTTGGTCTTCTTACAATGAAATTTTAGATGATTTAGCCACATTTATAGATCGTGACTTTGTTCTAGAATTGTTTGATGATTCCACTAACTTTGTTGCCGCTCATAGAGCTTATCAATTAAACACCTCTTTCACTCCTACTTTTGAACAAAACTAA
- a CDS encoding GH92 family glycosyl hydrolase, producing the protein MKTIFYCFLIFITATISSCTTDAKIDSSPAIADRPLTEYVNTFIGTGGHGHTYPGATMPFGMMQLSPDTRLDGWDGCSGYHYSDDVIYGFSHTHLSGTGVSDYGDILLMPTDKAVYNNGADGKEGYSSKFSHDKEKASPGYYEVHLDDTDIDVRLTVTERAGMHEYQFPSSKNQFVMLDLEHRDKLLQHDLQLISETEIIGKRFSSAWATEQMLFFYITTSHPIKNWNTKQEVTPKKLALNFDNPNNEPVSIKIGISAVDEAGAKQNLETEIGNKDFETIKKQANHSWEKQLNKIVIEDDNYDNKVNFYSALYHTMIAPNLYQDVDGRYRGMDLEIHKTKDFDYYTVFSMWDTYRAAHPLYTIIEQERTNDFIHTLTAKYDEGGILPIWDLSGNYTGCMIGYHAIPIIADAYLKGIRDYDVDKAFEAMLHSANQDKLGLESYKKYGFIPVELESESVSKTLEYAYDDWTIAQMAKAMGNEEKYAEFTRRAQNYKNMYNPATGFLQGRYRNTWFAPFKPEEVNFNYTEANAWQYSLYTPQDISGHIDLMGGDAAYEKHLDHMFTAKMETSGRHQADITGLIGQYAHGNEPSHHMAYLYNFIGKPHKTQEKVHEILTTLYHNAPDGVSGNEDCGQMSAWYVMSALGFYPVTPGSNQYIIGTPLFDKATINLENGEQVTLIKNGVGKYIESIDYDSASLAKAEPISSSFLTHDIITESGTLVYNMSAQPTSWATAVEDRPVSAITEELITAVPYIESGAISFSDTTTITLNTIDADAEIFYSINGSEFELYESPIPISEPIILSVNAVKDDKISHTLTTEFYKYDKNMSIVLEHTYANEYSAGGNDALIDGMKGTQDFRSGSWQGTQKEDVVATVDLGSSKEVQQVRTSFLKDQRSWIFYPKKVIFELYDENKKLLKTVSEKLPETGKEEIVAIHNVNLKTAVKNVRFVKMRALTYGKLPEWHLGHPYDGNAWIFVDEITVK; encoded by the coding sequence ATGAAAACTATATTTTACTGCTTTTTAATTTTTATAACAGCAACAATTTCCAGCTGCACGACAGATGCTAAGATCGACTCCTCCCCTGCCATCGCAGACCGACCACTGACCGAATATGTCAATACGTTTATAGGAACTGGCGGCCATGGGCATACCTATCCTGGAGCAACTATGCCTTTTGGTATGATGCAATTGAGCCCTGACACCCGTCTTGACGGTTGGGATGGCTGTAGCGGTTATCACTACAGTGACGATGTGATTTACGGGTTTTCACACACCCATTTAAGCGGCACTGGTGTGAGCGATTATGGAGATATTCTTCTCATGCCTACCGACAAAGCCGTCTACAATAACGGCGCCGATGGTAAGGAAGGCTACTCCTCTAAATTCTCTCATGATAAGGAGAAAGCCAGCCCTGGGTATTATGAAGTGCATCTGGACGATACCGATATCGATGTGCGATTAACGGTTACCGAACGAGCAGGAATGCATGAATATCAATTCCCTTCTTCAAAGAATCAATTTGTGATGCTGGATTTAGAGCATAGAGATAAATTATTACAGCACGATTTACAATTGATATCAGAAACTGAAATTATTGGGAAGCGTTTTTCTAGCGCTTGGGCAACAGAGCAAATGTTATTTTTCTACATAACAACCTCGCACCCTATTAAAAACTGGAATACAAAACAGGAGGTAACGCCTAAAAAATTAGCTCTAAATTTTGACAACCCTAACAATGAGCCCGTCAGCATTAAAATAGGAATTAGTGCAGTAGATGAAGCTGGAGCAAAACAAAATCTAGAAACCGAAATAGGCAACAAAGATTTTGAAACCATTAAAAAGCAAGCTAACCACTCTTGGGAAAAGCAACTGAATAAAATTGTAATAGAAGATGACAATTACGATAACAAAGTCAACTTTTACAGTGCTTTATACCATACCATGATAGCTCCTAATTTGTATCAAGATGTGGATGGACGTTATCGCGGTATGGATCTAGAAATTCATAAAACTAAAGACTTCGATTACTACACGGTTTTCTCCATGTGGGACACCTACAGAGCGGCTCACCCTTTGTACACCATTATAGAACAAGAACGCACCAACGATTTTATCCATACACTAACGGCCAAATACGATGAAGGTGGTATTCTTCCTATTTGGGATTTAAGTGGCAATTATACCGGTTGTATGATAGGTTATCACGCCATTCCCATCATTGCAGATGCTTATTTAAAAGGAATCAGAGATTACGACGTAGACAAAGCTTTTGAAGCCATGCTTCACAGTGCTAATCAAGATAAACTAGGCTTAGAATCTTATAAAAAATACGGCTTTATTCCTGTAGAACTAGAAAGCGAGTCGGTTTCTAAAACACTAGAATATGCCTATGACGACTGGACCATCGCACAAATGGCCAAGGCTATGGGCAATGAAGAAAAGTACGCTGAATTTACTCGCAGAGCACAAAATTATAAGAACATGTACAATCCGGCTACTGGGTTTTTACAAGGTCGTTACCGCAATACATGGTTTGCTCCTTTTAAACCAGAAGAGGTCAATTTCAATTATACAGAAGCAAATGCCTGGCAGTACAGTTTGTACACGCCACAAGATATTTCTGGTCATATCGATCTGATGGGAGGTGATGCCGCTTATGAAAAGCACCTCGATCATATGTTTACTGCAAAAATGGAAACCTCTGGCCGCCATCAAGCCGATATTACCGGATTGATAGGTCAATACGCTCATGGAAATGAACCCAGTCATCACATGGCCTATTTGTATAACTTTATAGGCAAACCTCATAAAACTCAAGAAAAAGTCCATGAAATTCTCACCACTTTGTACCACAACGCACCAGATGGCGTATCTGGAAATGAAGACTGTGGACAGATGAGCGCTTGGTATGTGATGAGTGCACTAGGATTTTATCCGGTGACTCCAGGAAGCAACCAGTATATTATTGGAACGCCATTATTTGACAAAGCGACTATTAACCTAGAAAATGGCGAGCAGGTTACTTTGATTAAAAATGGAGTTGGGAAGTATATAGAAAGTATTGATTATGATAGTGCCTCTTTAGCAAAAGCAGAACCAATTTCAAGTTCCTTTTTAACCCATGACATCATCACCGAATCTGGAACGCTCGTCTACAACATGAGTGCACAACCTACATCTTGGGCAACAGCAGTGGAAGACCGACCAGTAAGTGCTATTACTGAAGAACTCATTACCGCAGTGCCTTATATAGAATCTGGAGCTATTTCTTTTTCTGATACAACCACAATTACGCTGAACACCATTGACGCCGATGCCGAGATATTTTACAGCATCAATGGAAGCGAATTTGAATTATACGAAAGCCCTATACCTATTTCAGAACCTATAATCCTCTCGGTTAATGCAGTAAAGGATGACAAAATAAGTCATACCCTTACTACCGAATTTTACAAATACGACAAGAATATGTCCATCGTCTTAGAGCACACCTATGCAAACGAATACAGTGCTGGCGGCAACGATGCCTTGATAGACGGGATGAAAGGAACCCAAGATTTCCGTTCTGGATCCTGGCAAGGAACACAAAAAGAAGATGTGGTAGCTACAGTAGATTTAGGAAGTTCCAAAGAGGTACAACAAGTCCGTACCAGTTTCTTAAAAGACCAACGCAGCTGGATTTTCTATCCTAAGAAAGTCATCTTTGAACTCTATGATGAGAATAAAAAACTCCTCAAAACAGTATCAGAAAAACTACCTGAAACTGGCAAAGAAGAAATCGTTGCGATTCATAATGTCAACTTGAAGACCGCAGTAAAAAATGTGCGTTTTGTAAAAATGCGAGCCCTTACTTATGGTAAATTACCAGAATGGCATTTGGGGCATCCTTATGATGGCAATGCTTGGATTTTTGTGGACGAAATAACAGTGAAATAA
- a CDS encoding cupin domain-containing protein, producing MNAINLKEKLSLFKEQWTPKIIGELNGQQVKLAKLQGEFVWHDHKNEDELFYVIKGQLLIELKDKTITLNEGDLYIVPRGVAHKPIAHEEVHVMLFEPAMIKHTGDVQHEFTKEKLDWI from the coding sequence ATGAACGCCATCAATCTTAAAGAAAAGCTGAGTTTATTCAAAGAGCAGTGGACTCCTAAAATTATAGGGGAGCTCAACGGTCAACAGGTAAAACTAGCCAAACTTCAGGGCGAGTTTGTCTGGCACGATCACAAAAATGAAGATGAATTGTTTTACGTCATCAAAGGTCAATTACTTATAGAACTAAAAGATAAAACCATCACTTTAAATGAAGGGGACCTTTACATCGTACCCCGCGGTGTAGCACACAAACCTATCGCTCACGAAGAAGTTCATGTCATGCTATTTGAACCTGCAATGATCAAACATACCGGTGACGTACAACATGAGTTTACTAAAGAAAAACTGGACTGGATTTGA
- a CDS encoding thioredoxin family protein, which yields MKKIYILIAAVTLAACGTQKVATEKTSANTTTNTEEKINNASQTDGSIDIGASYAKDASGNLTGVVQKDAFMQAPFNSWFNNRMETYAADQETIDALKLALKDVEIRAYMGTWCGDSKRETPQFYNILEAAYFDMDQLTMITVDRSKKRPINLVSDYNIQRVPTFIFYRNGTEIGRYVERPRESLEKDMLKIVTGQEYKHSYDN from the coding sequence ATGAAAAAGATATATATACTCATTGCCGCAGTAACACTTGCTGCTTGTGGAACTCAAAAGGTTGCCACAGAAAAAACAAGTGCTAATACGACTACCAATACAGAGGAGAAAATAAATAATGCCAGTCAGACAGATGGCAGCATAGACATAGGTGCTTCTTATGCAAAAGATGCGTCTGGAAATCTAACTGGAGTTGTTCAAAAAGATGCTTTTATGCAAGCACCTTTTAACTCTTGGTTCAATAATAGAATGGAGACTTATGCGGCCGATCAAGAAACGATAGACGCACTTAAATTAGCTCTTAAAGATGTAGAAATAAGAGCTTATATGGGTACTTGGTGCGGTGATTCCAAAAGAGAAACTCCTCAGTTTTATAATATCCTTGAGGCAGCCTACTTTGATATGGATCAACTTACCATGATCACTGTGGATCGTTCTAAAAAAAGACCTATAAACTTAGTTTCTGACTACAACATCCAGCGCGTACCTACCTTTATCTTTTACCGCAACGGGACTGAAATAGGCCGCTATGTAGAACGCCCTAGAGAATCTCTAGAAAAAGACATGTTGAAGATTGTTACTGGTCAAGAATACAAGCATTCTTACGATAACTAG
- a CDS encoding NAD(P)/FAD-dependent oxidoreductase — translation MNKTNYNTIIIGGGAAGFFTAINLAEQTSNHSIAILERGKDVLQKVRISGGGRCNVTHAEFEPKPLSRNYPRGEKELLGPFHSFMTGDTIAWFEERGVELKIEEDGRMFPVSNSSQTIIDCFISLARKHNIDILTSNNVASIEKTDSWKLHTKTDTFSCEHLVVTAGSSPKVWEMMRQLDHTIVNAVPSLFTFNIVDKKIIELAGIAVEARVEIPQLQLESQGPLLITHWGFSGPAILKMSAWGARELHESDYKFDLVVNWLNYISAQDCFETLAARRKDSKKQVGNEWLFDLPKRLWKYLVESISLTEKNWADCSNTDLHNLATVLTASTFAINGKSTFKEEFVTAGGVDLKEVNFKSFSSKKQDNLYLAGEILNIDAITGGFNFQNAWTGGWMIARAIGSRQ, via the coding sequence TTGAACAAAACTAACTACAACACCATAATCATAGGCGGCGGCGCAGCTGGATTTTTTACCGCCATCAATCTGGCAGAGCAGACCAGCAATCATTCTATTGCGATATTGGAACGCGGAAAAGACGTACTCCAAAAAGTGCGTATTTCAGGCGGTGGAAGATGCAATGTCACGCATGCTGAGTTTGAACCAAAACCTCTATCCCGTAATTACCCAAGAGGAGAGAAAGAACTATTAGGTCCATTTCACAGTTTTATGACAGGTGATACCATCGCTTGGTTTGAAGAGCGTGGCGTAGAATTAAAAATCGAAGAAGATGGACGTATGTTTCCGGTTTCTAATTCTTCACAGACCATTATCGACTGCTTTATCTCGCTAGCACGAAAACACAACATAGATATTCTTACCAGCAATAATGTGGCCTCTATCGAGAAAACAGATTCTTGGAAATTACATACTAAAACAGATACGTTCTCTTGTGAACATCTAGTGGTCACCGCAGGAAGTAGTCCAAAAGTTTGGGAAATGATGCGTCAACTAGATCATACGATTGTAAATGCAGTCCCTTCCCTTTTCACCTTCAATATAGTTGATAAAAAAATAATCGAGTTGGCAGGAATAGCGGTAGAAGCTCGAGTAGAAATACCTCAATTACAGCTAGAATCTCAAGGACCTTTATTGATTACCCACTGGGGATTTTCGGGGCCGGCCATTTTAAAAATGAGTGCTTGGGGAGCAAGAGAACTGCATGAATCAGATTATAAATTTGATTTGGTGGTGAATTGGTTGAATTATATTTCTGCTCAAGACTGTTTTGAAACTTTAGCCGCGAGAAGAAAAGACAGCAAAAAGCAAGTAGGTAACGAGTGGCTGTTTGATCTACCTAAACGACTTTGGAAATATTTAGTAGAAAGCATCAGTCTTACAGAAAAAAACTGGGCCGATTGTTCCAATACGGACCTTCATAATCTCGCGACAGTATTAACAGCAAGCACCTTTGCTATCAATGGAAAAAGCACTTTTAAAGAAGAGTTTGTCACTGCTGGCGGTGTGGATTTAAAAGAAGTGAACTTCAAGTCTTTTTCTTCCAAAAAACAAGATAATTTGTACCTCGCAGGAGAAATCCTAAATATAGATGCCATTACTGGCGGCTTTAATTTTCAAAATGCCTGGACCGGTGGCTGGATGATTGCAAGGGCAATAGGCAGTAGGCAGTAG
- a CDS encoding hydroxymethylglutaryl-CoA reductase, degradative produces MQPVTGFSKLSKSQKIDWLVSHHLDDSATARQTLIQYWNEDQKLQDLHDGFSENTVTNYFFPFGLAPNFLIDQELVTIPMAIEESSVVAAASKAAKFWLDRGGFKTQIKGTLKSGQVHLMYHGLGSEMDAFYAFAKAELLESLEQINASMKKRGGGIQELSLVDKTKSLEGYYQLHATFETRDAMGANFINTTLEQLSTTLRQKAAEFQGFSSDVPEVIMSILSNYVPDCLVNVSVSCKIEEIGTINGVTGAEFARKFVRAVDIATVEPYRAVTHNKGIMNGIDAVVIATGNDFRAVEAGVHAFASRDGQYRSLTRARIENDSFIFEADFPLALGTVGGLTSLHPLSKLAIQILGNPTAEYLMKVTAVAGLAQNFAALHSLVTTGIQAGHMKMHLVNMLEQIGATDEEKKVLRQEYTDKTPSFSSLRESLTLLRK; encoded by the coding sequence ATGCAACCTGTTACTGGATTTTCAAAACTTTCTAAATCTCAAAAGATAGATTGGCTGGTTTCCCATCACCTTGATGATAGCGCTACGGCTCGACAAACGCTTATTCAATACTGGAATGAAGATCAAAAATTACAGGATCTTCACGACGGTTTTAGTGAAAATACAGTAACCAACTACTTTTTTCCATTTGGTCTTGCGCCTAATTTTTTAATCGATCAGGAATTGGTCACCATTCCCATGGCGATTGAAGAAAGTAGTGTGGTGGCTGCAGCGAGTAAAGCCGCTAAGTTTTGGCTGGATCGCGGTGGTTTTAAAACACAGATCAAAGGCACTCTTAAATCTGGACAAGTACATTTGATGTATCATGGTTTGGGCAGTGAGATGGATGCTTTTTACGCTTTCGCGAAAGCGGAATTATTAGAATCCCTAGAACAAATCAACGCCTCGATGAAAAAACGTGGTGGCGGTATTCAAGAATTGAGCTTAGTAGATAAAACCAAAAGCCTCGAAGGCTATTACCAGTTGCATGCCACCTTTGAAACCCGTGATGCCATGGGTGCTAACTTTATCAACACCACACTCGAGCAACTGTCAACGACTTTAAGACAAAAAGCGGCCGAATTTCAAGGCTTCTCAAGCGATGTGCCAGAGGTGATCATGAGCATCTTGAGCAATTACGTTCCCGACTGTCTTGTAAACGTATCGGTGTCCTGTAAAATAGAGGAGATAGGAACTATTAATGGAGTGACTGGGGCAGAGTTTGCCAGAAAATTTGTCCGTGCTGTGGACATTGCCACCGTAGAACCTTATCGTGCGGTAACCCATAACAAAGGAATCATGAATGGCATTGATGCGGTAGTCATTGCTACAGGAAATGATTTTAGAGCCGTTGAGGCTGGAGTGCATGCTTTTGCTTCTAGAGATGGACAATACCGAAGTCTTACTCGTGCGCGAATAGAAAACGACAGCTTTATCTTTGAAGCTGATTTTCCACTGGCTTTGGGAACTGTTGGTGGGCTTACATCCCTACATCCACTATCCAAACTCGCCATACAAATTTTAGGAAATCCTACTGCTGAGTATTTGATGAAGGTAACTGCGGTTGCAGGGCTCGCTCAAAACTTTGCTGCCTTACATTCTTTAGTAACTACAGGGATACAAGCCGGACACATGAAAATGCACCTGGTCAATATGCTGGAACAAATAGGAGCTACAGATGAAGAAAAGAAAGTATTGCGTCAAGAATACACTGATAAAACACCTAGTTTTTCTAGTTTAAGAGAGAGTTTAACCTTGCTGCGTAAGTAA
- a CDS encoding aldehyde dehydrogenase codes for MDIKNFINNEEQIPLSGFWLDNYEPASGTIYGEIPNSNEDDVEKAYQAAKAAFPSWSNTSIDERSKIMLRIADLIEENLGALAAAESRDNGKPVWLAQAVDIPRASSNFRFYGHAITQYATKAHESVGKNTMNYTIRKPIGVVGCISPWNLPLYLFTWKIAPAIAAGNCVVAKPSEVTPATAYLLGEIVEKAGLPAGVLNIVHGNGASCGQAIVAHPDIKAISFTGGTTTGAHIARTAAPMFKKLSLELGGKNPNLIFADCDYDKMLDTTVRSSFANQGQICLCGSRIFVQQEIYERFKTDFVDRVKNLRVGHPDQSSTKVGALVSAGHREKIEEYLAFAKAEPENYRILTGGNRVIVKEYEKGYYLEPTVIEVSSNDCKLNQEEIFGPVVTIMPFTDEAHALELANGTKYGLSATLWTNDLSRTMRMTQEIEAGIVWVNTWLNRDLRTPFGGVKDSGVGREGGFEALDFFTEPKNVCIEY; via the coding sequence ATGGACATAAAAAATTTCATCAATAATGAAGAGCAAATCCCTTTATCAGGATTTTGGTTGGATAATTATGAACCTGCATCAGGAACTATTTATGGGGAGATACCCAATTCTAACGAAGATGATGTGGAGAAAGCTTATCAAGCCGCAAAAGCAGCTTTTCCATCTTGGTCGAACACATCAATTGATGAGCGCTCTAAAATCATGTTGCGCATCGCAGACTTGATAGAAGAAAATCTAGGAGCTCTCGCTGCAGCAGAATCTCGTGATAATGGGAAACCTGTATGGCTGGCTCAAGCTGTTGACATACCGCGAGCGTCTTCTAATTTTAGATTCTATGGTCATGCCATTACTCAATATGCTACTAAAGCTCATGAAAGTGTTGGCAAGAACACCATGAATTATACAATACGCAAACCTATAGGTGTCGTAGGTTGTATCTCCCCGTGGAATTTACCTCTGTATTTATTTACCTGGAAAATTGCTCCAGCCATCGCCGCTGGAAATTGTGTGGTAGCTAAGCCTAGTGAAGTGACGCCTGCCACCGCTTATTTATTGGGTGAAATCGTTGAAAAAGCTGGTTTGCCTGCTGGAGTTCTCAACATCGTTCATGGAAATGGAGCGAGCTGTGGTCAAGCAATTGTCGCGCATCCAGATATCAAAGCCATCAGTTTTACTGGAGGGACCACAACTGGCGCGCACATTGCAAGAACTGCTGCACCTATGTTTAAGAAACTTTCTTTGGAATTGGGAGGTAAGAACCCCAACCTCATTTTCGCTGACTGTGATTATGATAAAATGCTAGATACCACAGTGCGTTCCTCCTTTGCAAATCAAGGTCAGATCTGTCTTTGCGGCAGCCGTATTTTTGTGCAGCAGGAGATTTATGAGCGGTTTAAAACAGACTTTGTTGATCGTGTGAAGAACCTGAGAGTTGGTCATCCAGACCAGTCTAGCACCAAAGTAGGTGCCTTGGTCAGTGCTGGTCATAGAGAAAAGATTGAAGAGTACCTCGCTTTCGCGAAAGCGGAACCAGAAAACTACCGCATCTTAACCGGCGGAAACCGTGTCATCGTAAAAGAATATGAAAAGGGTTATTACCTAGAACCCACCGTAATCGAAGTGTCCTCCAACGACTGCAAACTGAATCAAGAAGAGATCTTCGGACCGGTGGTGACCATCATGCCATTTACCGACGAAGCTCACGCACTAGAACTCGCAAACGGCACTAAATACGGACTCAGCGCGACTTTGTGGACCAACGATTTATCCAGAACCATGAGAATGACGCAAGAAATCGAAGCCGGAATAGTATGGGTCAACACCTGGCTGAATAGGGATTTGCGCACCCCTTTTGGCGGCGTAAAAGACAGCGGCGTAGGTCGTGAAGGTGGCTTTGAAGCTTTGGACTTCTTTACCGAACCTAAGAATGTTTGTATTGAGTATTAA
- the gpmI gene encoding 2,3-bisphosphoglycerate-independent phosphoglycerate mutase, translating to MNKQTILMILDGWGITQDPKVSAIAQANTPFIDSLYKKYPHATLRTDGEHVGLPEGQMGNSEVGHMNLGAGRIVYQDLAKINKAIKDDTLKEEKVLVDALAFAKANSKKVHFLGLLSDGGVHAHINHLKALLDIASDHEVEEVFIHAFTDGRDVDPKSGAGHVEDLMNYISGTNAQLASVTGRYFAMDRDQRWERVKKAYDVIVHGMGLPTHDPVVAIKENYKKGVTDEFIEPIVVLNGTEPAGLVEEGDVVIFFNYRTDRGRELTQMLSQKDFHEQNTHALDLYYVTMTKYDESYKNIKIIFEKDNLKNTLGEVLSAAGKKQIRIAETEKYPHVTFFFNGGQEEHFPGESRLMCNSPKVATYDLQPEMSIDCVTSSIIPEINKKTADFICLNFANPDMVGHTGSMEAAVKACEAVDAAANEVITAAIENDYTVIVIADHGNCEVMLNPDGSVNTAHTTNPVPIIIVDKDIKEVKDGILGDIAPTVLKLIGVQQPSEMTQKSLI from the coding sequence TTGAATAAGCAAACGATTTTAATGATTCTCGACGGTTGGGGAATCACACAAGACCCAAAAGTAAGTGCTATTGCGCAAGCAAACACTCCTTTTATAGATAGCCTATATAAGAAATACCCTCACGCCACCTTGCGTACTGACGGTGAGCACGTAGGACTTCCTGAAGGACAAATGGGAAATAGCGAGGTAGGTCACATGAACCTCGGTGCGGGTAGAATTGTCTATCAAGATCTTGCCAAAATCAATAAAGCCATAAAAGACGACACGCTTAAGGAAGAGAAAGTGCTGGTGGATGCTCTCGCTTTCGCGAAAGCGAACTCTAAAAAAGTACATTTCTTAGGATTGTTATCTGATGGTGGTGTTCATGCCCATATCAATCATTTAAAAGCATTGCTAGATATAGCGAGCGACCATGAAGTGGAAGAGGTTTTTATCCACGCATTTACTGATGGCCGAGATGTAGATCCTAAATCTGGCGCTGGTCATGTGGAAGACTTGATGAATTACATAAGCGGTACCAATGCACAGTTAGCATCTGTTACTGGACGTTATTTTGCCATGGACAGAGACCAACGTTGGGAACGTGTAAAGAAAGCTTATGATGTGATCGTGCACGGTATGGGTCTTCCTACACATGATCCTGTTGTCGCGATAAAAGAGAATTATAAAAAGGGTGTTACTGATGAGTTTATAGAACCTATAGTCGTGCTCAACGGCACTGAGCCTGCAGGTTTAGTAGAAGAAGGCGATGTGGTTATTTTCTTTAATTATAGAACTGACAGAGGCCGCGAACTAACTCAAATGTTATCCCAAAAAGATTTTCATGAGCAAAATACACATGCGCTGGATCTGTACTATGTCACCATGACTAAATATGATGAAAGCTACAAAAACATCAAGATCATCTTTGAAAAAGACAACCTTAAAAACACATTAGGAGAAGTCCTTTCTGCTGCTGGGAAAAAACAAATACGTATTGCAGAAACAGAAAAGTACCCCCATGTGACCTTTTTCTTTAATGGTGGTCAAGAAGAACATTTTCCTGGAGAAAGCCGGTTGATGTGTAACTCTCCTAAAGTAGCTACTTATGACTTGCAACCTGAAATGTCTATAGATTGCGTAACTAGCAGTATCATTCCAGAAATTAATAAAAAAACAGCCGATTTTATATGCCTTAATTTTGCCAATCCAGATATGGTTGGACATACCGGCTCTATGGAAGCAGCGGTAAAAGCATGTGAGGCTGTAGATGCTGCAGCAAACGAAGTCATTACTGCTGCCATTGAAAACGATTACACAGTGATCGTTATAGCAGACCACGGAAATTGCGAGGTAATGCTCAACCCCGATGGATCTGTAAATACAGCACACACCACTAATCCTGTTCCTATTATTATAGTCGATAAAGATATTAAAGAAGTAAAAGACGGGATTCTAGGGGACATCGCTCCTACTGTATTAAAGTTAATAGGTGTACAACAACCAAGTGAAATGACACAAAAATCATTAATTTAG